A single genomic interval of Hyalangium minutum harbors:
- a CDS encoding sugar ABC transporter substrate-binding protein, which translates to MRFPRLVWWLLALGLGLAACSDSGKLAVQGVAAPSKAVEATPTPAPTVRKVALVMKTLTNPFFVEMERGARRAEKELGLELLVKTASQETSIEQQIQIVEELIRMKVEAIVIAPGDSQRLVPVLKAAQDAGIPIINIDNRLDPEALKKHGLIRVPFVSVDNAKAAYESARFIARQVSKPTQAVILEGIRSADNARQRKEGAERAFKENPLIRIVAMETANWKIDEGYEVSRKLFMAHPDITLVFCANDMMALGALKYLKEAGKQGVKVAAYDALDEARAAVKAGTLAVTVDQQAAEQGYRGILLAHRALEGESLPEVTLIDTRLVTVEAVK; encoded by the coding sequence TTGCGTTTCCCGCGACTTGTGTGGTGGCTCCTGGCCCTGGGACTGGGGCTGGCGGCGTGCAGCGACTCAGGCAAGCTGGCGGTGCAGGGGGTCGCCGCCCCCTCGAAGGCCGTTGAAGCCACGCCCACGCCCGCGCCCACGGTCCGGAAGGTGGCGCTGGTGATGAAGACGCTCACCAACCCGTTCTTCGTCGAGATGGAGCGCGGCGCCCGCAGGGCGGAGAAGGAGCTGGGCCTCGAGCTGCTGGTGAAGACGGCCTCGCAGGAGACCTCCATCGAGCAGCAGATCCAGATCGTCGAGGAGCTGATCCGGATGAAGGTGGAGGCCATCGTCATCGCGCCAGGAGACTCGCAGCGGCTGGTGCCAGTGCTGAAGGCCGCGCAGGACGCGGGGATTCCCATCATCAACATCGACAACCGGCTGGATCCCGAGGCGCTGAAGAAGCACGGGCTGATCAGGGTCCCCTTCGTCAGCGTGGACAACGCGAAGGCGGCGTACGAGTCGGCGCGGTTCATCGCGCGGCAGGTGAGCAAGCCCACGCAGGCGGTCATCCTCGAGGGCATTCGCAGCGCGGACAACGCACGCCAGCGCAAGGAGGGCGCGGAGCGGGCGTTCAAGGAGAACCCGCTGATTCGCATCGTCGCGATGGAGACGGCGAACTGGAAGATCGACGAGGGCTATGAGGTGTCCCGGAAGCTGTTCATGGCCCACCCGGACATCACGCTGGTGTTCTGCGCCAACGACATGATGGCGCTGGGGGCGCTCAAGTACCTGAAGGAGGCCGGCAAGCAGGGCGTGAAGGTGGCGGCGTATGACGCGCTCGACGAGGCGCGCGCGGCGGTGAAGGCGGGGACGCTGGCGGTGACGGTGGACCAGCAGGCCGCCGAGCAGGGCTATCGGGGCATCCTCCTGGCCCACCGGGCACTCGAGGGCGAGTCGCTGCCCGAAGTGACGCTCATCGATACGCGGCTCGTGACGGTGGAGGCGGTGAAGTAG
- a CDS encoding sensor histidine kinase, translating to MCETPRVLVVDDDTLSRTTAEALLQPMDYRLRGCASGEEALEAVEEEVPDLVLLDVLMPGMDGFEVCRRLRERLHPDYVPVILVTAMDDRRDLVQGLEVGADDFLRKPVHGAELRARVSNLLKVRAYHRLLASERDHALATVEQLRQQVLRVDRLAMLGTFAAGVSHELNNIAHVLRSALELSRPGITPPPVGGEELNPRELFTHVSNHVTELSRTLLRIARPDEGPVPEANLCRVLEEVDQMLRLTGRTRHAHVSLVLSREDCRIRGNPVHAQQVFLNLLGNAADAVTAVNGPTIEAGVQRKVDGRIEAWVKDNGPGMTQEVLARIFEPFFTTKPPGSGTGLGLPVVRQLVESWGGHLQVESQPGSGTRMVLDLPAALTP from the coding sequence ATGTGCGAAACGCCGCGAGTGCTCGTCGTGGATGACGACACCCTCAGCCGCACCACGGCCGAGGCCCTGCTGCAACCCATGGACTACCGCCTCCGTGGCTGCGCGAGCGGAGAGGAGGCCTTGGAGGCGGTGGAGGAGGAAGTCCCGGATCTGGTGCTGCTGGACGTCCTGATGCCCGGGATGGACGGCTTCGAGGTGTGCCGCCGCCTCCGGGAGCGCCTGCACCCGGACTACGTTCCCGTCATCCTCGTCACGGCGATGGATGATCGGAGAGACCTCGTACAAGGGCTGGAAGTCGGAGCGGACGACTTCCTGCGCAAGCCCGTGCATGGCGCCGAGCTGAGGGCGCGCGTGTCCAACCTGCTCAAGGTGCGCGCCTACCACCGGCTCCTGGCCTCCGAGCGGGACCACGCGCTCGCCACGGTGGAGCAGCTGCGCCAGCAGGTGCTGCGGGTGGACCGGCTGGCCATGCTGGGCACCTTCGCCGCGGGCGTCAGCCACGAGCTGAACAACATCGCCCACGTGCTGCGCAGCGCCCTCGAGCTGTCCAGGCCCGGCATCACGCCGCCTCCCGTGGGAGGAGAGGAGCTGAATCCCCGGGAGCTGTTCACCCACGTGTCCAACCACGTCACGGAGCTGTCGCGCACCCTGCTGCGCATCGCCCGTCCCGACGAGGGTCCCGTCCCCGAGGCCAACCTCTGCCGCGTGTTGGAGGAAGTCGATCAGATGCTGCGGCTCACGGGGCGCACCCGCCACGCCCATGTCTCCCTGGTGCTGTCGCGAGAGGACTGTCGCATCCGCGGCAACCCCGTGCATGCGCAGCAGGTGTTCCTCAACCTGCTCGGCAACGCCGCGGACGCGGTGACGGCCGTGAACGGGCCCACCATCGAGGCCGGCGTGCAGCGCAAGGTGGACGGGCGCATCGAGGCCTGGGTGAAGGACAACGGCCCGGGCATGACGCAGGAGGTGCTGGCCCGCATCTTCGAGCCCTTCTTCACCACCAAGCCCCCCGGCTCCGGCACCGGCCTGGGGCTGCCTGTCGTCAGGCAACTGGTGGAGTCCTGGGGCGGGCACCTCCAGGTGGAGAGCCAGCCCGGGAGCGGCACCCGGATGGTGCTCGATCTCCCAGCGGCTCTCACGCCCTGA
- a CDS encoding fused MFS/spermidine synthase, protein MNARALKIAPFLFGSGLCALIYQTAWQRELRLIFGASTAASAAVLAIFMAGLGLGGALLGSRADKHRRPLELYGNLEALIAVSAALTPALVWLARTVYVALGGTVSLGLVGGSIVRLVLSALLLAVPTVLMGGTLPAAARAAETPDDVRRRALAVLYGVNTLGAVAGAALSTFFLFEVFGTQQTLWLACLVNGLVAVAARVASRSLPEQSVPAAAPVVAPETASGAEPAAASVAKAQVGVAPPRFVLGAAAAVGFAFLLMELVWYRMLSPLLGGSTFTFGLILIVALLGIGLGGAAYAAWGQDRPATLRGFALTCLAEALFMALPYALGDRMAVLAMMLRPLEGFGFLGLVSSWAVVASLVIFPAAFISGVQFPLLLALLGRGRENVGREVGLTYAWNTVGAIIGSLAGGFGLMPLLTAPGTWKLAVALLLVLGGGAFVLSLTREKQAGRLWLPAAVGALAAVMLMQEGPTAGWRHNPIGAGRARLERPTLNTLRTFLETPRREMKWEYEGLESSVGVRLVDGPSFYVNGKSDGNSIGDASTQVMSGLVGMLLHPQPKQALVIGLGTGSTAGWMGSAPDMERVDVVEIEPAILKFAEQCSPVNQNVLSNPKVHTFIGDAREVLLASQKQYDIIFSEPSNPYRAGISSLFTQDFYQAARQRLAPGGIFIQWLQAYEIDATTMRSAYATLASVFPAVETWQTNSADLLLIATEAPISYDADRMRARLTQEPFRKAALVAWQTDELEGVMAHYLGNDALTRNLAEGQEALISTDDRSFMEFAIARTVGRREFLSLRVMLRAGASSLQANRPTVSRGSVDWERVEQQRMLAAASSQNLLLTPPLKFTRSVQERREFLELLSRGDAAGAVRRWREAGWQPKGLLELTMVSRALAQTADEAAMPFLEQLRTLAPMEADVLLGELRLRQGRWTEAFNALDQAYDALRREPWGQRTVTSLLMQATQELAQKEPSLGRRLYARFEQPFAAYALETQRHKVRLALAKVLDWHGLCQAALEPYAQHPLWQEQFLAERYECYETTKSPLREQALASLTEFLADEPPPLFQQLGSGAGGPEAAPADASPSVSEDDLR, encoded by the coding sequence ATGAATGCCCGTGCCCTGAAGATCGCCCCGTTCCTGTTCGGTTCGGGGCTGTGCGCATTGATCTACCAGACCGCGTGGCAGCGAGAGCTCCGGCTCATCTTCGGCGCCTCCACCGCGGCCTCGGCGGCGGTGCTCGCCATCTTCATGGCCGGCCTCGGCTTGGGCGGAGCGCTGCTGGGCTCTCGCGCCGACAAGCACCGCCGTCCCCTGGAGCTCTACGGCAACCTGGAGGCCCTCATCGCCGTGAGCGCGGCGCTGACCCCGGCCCTGGTGTGGCTGGCCCGCACGGTCTATGTGGCGCTCGGCGGCACCGTGTCGCTGGGGCTGGTGGGTGGCAGCATCGTGCGGCTGGTGCTCTCCGCGCTGCTGCTCGCCGTGCCTACGGTCCTGATGGGGGGCACCTTGCCCGCGGCAGCCCGCGCGGCGGAGACCCCCGATGACGTGCGGCGGCGCGCCCTGGCTGTGCTCTATGGCGTGAACACCCTGGGCGCCGTGGCTGGCGCCGCCCTGTCCACCTTCTTCCTCTTCGAAGTCTTCGGCACCCAGCAGACGCTGTGGCTGGCGTGTCTCGTCAACGGGCTGGTGGCCGTGGCCGCCCGCGTGGCCTCGCGCTCGCTGCCGGAGCAGAGTGTCCCCGCCGCCGCCCCCGTGGTGGCGCCCGAGACCGCTTCCGGAGCCGAGCCCGCAGCGGCCTCCGTGGCCAAGGCCCAGGTGGGGGTGGCGCCGCCCCGGTTCGTGCTGGGCGCCGCGGCGGCGGTGGGCTTCGCCTTCCTGCTGATGGAGCTCGTCTGGTACCGGATGCTGAGCCCGCTGCTGGGTGGCTCCACCTTCACCTTCGGCCTCATCCTCATCGTCGCGCTGCTGGGCATCGGCCTGGGCGGCGCGGCCTACGCGGCGTGGGGACAGGACCGGCCCGCGACGCTGCGCGGCTTCGCGCTCACGTGTCTGGCCGAGGCGCTCTTCATGGCGCTGCCTTATGCGCTGGGAGACCGCATGGCGGTGCTCGCGATGATGCTCCGGCCGCTCGAGGGATTCGGCTTCCTGGGGCTCGTGTCGAGCTGGGCCGTGGTGGCCTCGCTCGTCATCTTCCCGGCGGCCTTCATCTCCGGCGTGCAGTTCCCTCTGCTCCTGGCACTGCTGGGCCGCGGCCGGGAGAATGTGGGCCGCGAGGTGGGCCTCACGTACGCGTGGAACACGGTGGGCGCCATCATCGGCTCGCTGGCCGGTGGCTTCGGGCTGATGCCGCTGCTGACGGCGCCCGGAACGTGGAAGCTCGCGGTGGCGCTGCTGCTGGTGCTGGGGGGCGGCGCCTTCGTGCTCTCGCTGACGCGGGAGAAGCAGGCCGGCCGGCTCTGGCTGCCCGCCGCTGTGGGCGCTCTGGCAGCCGTCATGCTGATGCAGGAGGGCCCCACCGCGGGCTGGCGCCACAACCCCATCGGCGCGGGCCGGGCCCGGCTGGAGCGGCCCACCCTCAATACGCTGCGCACCTTCCTGGAGACGCCTCGCCGGGAGATGAAGTGGGAGTACGAGGGCCTCGAGAGCAGCGTGGGCGTCCGTCTCGTGGATGGGCCCTCGTTCTATGTGAACGGCAAGTCGGACGGAAACAGCATCGGCGATGCCTCCACCCAGGTCATGAGCGGCCTGGTGGGCATGCTGCTGCACCCGCAGCCGAAGCAGGCGCTCGTCATCGGCCTGGGCACCGGCAGCACCGCCGGGTGGATGGGCTCGGCTCCGGACATGGAGCGCGTGGACGTGGTGGAGATCGAGCCCGCCATCCTCAAGTTCGCCGAGCAGTGCTCTCCGGTGAACCAGAACGTCCTCTCCAACCCCAAGGTGCACACCTTCATCGGAGATGCGCGCGAGGTGCTGCTCGCCTCGCAGAAGCAGTACGACATCATCTTCTCCGAGCCCTCCAACCCCTACCGCGCCGGCATCTCCAGCCTCTTCACCCAGGACTTCTATCAAGCGGCGCGGCAGCGGCTGGCCCCCGGCGGCATCTTCATCCAGTGGCTCCAGGCGTATGAGATTGACGCCACGACGATGCGCAGCGCCTACGCCACGCTGGCCTCGGTGTTCCCGGCGGTGGAGACGTGGCAGACGAACAGCGCGGACCTGCTGCTCATCGCCACCGAGGCGCCGATCTCCTACGACGCGGACCGGATGCGGGCCCGGTTGACCCAGGAGCCCTTCCGCAAGGCCGCGCTCGTGGCGTGGCAGACGGACGAGCTGGAGGGCGTGATGGCCCACTACCTGGGCAACGACGCGCTCACCCGGAACCTGGCCGAGGGCCAGGAGGCGCTCATCAGCACGGACGATCGCTCCTTCATGGAGTTCGCCATCGCCCGGACGGTGGGCCGCCGGGAGTTCCTGTCGCTGCGGGTAATGCTGCGCGCGGGCGCCTCGTCCCTGCAGGCGAACCGGCCCACGGTGAGCCGCGGCTCGGTGGACTGGGAGCGCGTGGAGCAGCAGCGCATGCTTGCGGCGGCCTCCTCCCAGAACCTGCTGCTGACGCCGCCGCTGAAGTTCACCCGCTCCGTGCAGGAGCGCCGCGAGTTCCTGGAGCTGCTCTCCCGGGGTGACGCGGCGGGCGCTGTGCGCAGGTGGCGCGAGGCCGGGTGGCAGCCCAAGGGCCTGCTGGAGCTGACGATGGTGAGCCGCGCGCTGGCGCAGACGGCCGACGAAGCCGCGATGCCCTTCCTGGAGCAGCTGCGGACGCTGGCGCCCATGGAGGCGGATGTGCTGCTCGGCGAGCTGCGGCTGCGCCAGGGCCGGTGGACGGAGGCCTTCAACGCGCTGGATCAGGCCTACGACGCGCTCCGCCGCGAGCCCTGGGGCCAGCGCACGGTGACGAGCCTGCTGATGCAGGCCACGCAGGAGCTGGCGCAGAAGGAGCCCTCGCTGGGCCGCCGCCTGTATGCCCGCTTCGAGCAGCCCTTCGCCGCCTACGCCCTGGAGACGCAGCGCCACAAGGTGCGGCTTGCCCTGGCCAAGGTGCTGGACTGGCACGGGCTGTGTCAGGCGGCGCTCGAGCCCTACGCGCAGCACCCGCTGTGGCAGGAGCAGTTCCTCGCCGAGCGCTACGAGTGCTACGAGACCACCAAGAGCCCCCTGCGCGAGCAGGCCTTGGCCTCGCTCACCGAGTTCCTCGCGGACGAGCCTCCGCCGCTCTTCCAGCAGCTTGGCTCGGGCGCAGGTGGCCCGGAGGCCGCCCCCGCGGACGCCTCCCCGTCTGTCTCCGAAGACGACCTGCGCTGA
- the sugE gene encoding quaternary ammonium compound efflux SMR transporter SugE — protein MSWVLLVVAGLLEVCWAIGLKYTDGFSKLLPSLFTVTALIASIGLLALAARSLPIGTAYAVWVGIGALGAAILGIVLFREPVTGSRLFFLALLFISIVGLKLTSGDGR, from the coding sequence ATGTCGTGGGTTCTCCTGGTCGTCGCCGGGTTGCTGGAGGTCTGCTGGGCCATCGGCCTCAAGTACACCGATGGTTTCTCCAAGCTCCTCCCCAGTCTCTTCACCGTCACCGCCCTCATCGCCAGCATCGGCTTGCTTGCGCTCGCAGCCCGAAGCCTGCCCATCGGCACCGCCTACGCTGTATGGGTGGGAATCGGGGCCTTGGGCGCGGCCATTCTTGGCATCGTGCTCTTCCGCGAGCCGGTCACCGGGTCGCGCCTCTTCTTCCTCGCGCTGCTCTTCATCTCCATCGTTGGACTGAAGCTCACCAGCGGTGACGGACGCTGA
- a CDS encoding ribonuclease T2 family protein: MRRIVPSLVLVSLWSACVRTTPAPSEASQPKNPAASSVRAAPDKVAEEFNLRPLASGITPNGANAAGSPNGGPGTAVPFGFYLLALSWAPNFCCGHPDKEECQGLSGSFGATHLTIHGLWPSYTDAEAQQAGSQYAWPQYCAPYGSCTSKNPPSGCFPDPSTIPEAMKIYGPGYVSDNDFLADHEWPKHGSCTGLDSGTYFSSAITELKALPGDQGTPALLAQNVGGTVSATELRAAFGSPESVVLSCDSNCNLTQVGICLKNTGLGSVPSQVRTACPNNTTQSAYDNGCFVNHCQNVTIQAAGQCSSGGSSSSGTGGKCSSPNQGPSCTEDSACVSQGYLRCAKSGCCTTVPL; the protein is encoded by the coding sequence ATGCGGCGCATCGTCCCAAGTCTTGTCCTGGTCAGCCTGTGGTCCGCCTGCGTCCGTACGACGCCCGCGCCCTCCGAGGCCTCACAGCCGAAGAATCCGGCCGCCTCGTCCGTCCGCGCGGCTCCTGACAAGGTGGCCGAGGAGTTCAACCTGCGTCCCCTTGCGTCCGGAATCACGCCCAACGGGGCGAACGCCGCGGGCAGCCCCAACGGCGGCCCCGGCACGGCGGTCCCCTTTGGGTTCTATCTGCTGGCACTTTCCTGGGCTCCCAACTTCTGCTGTGGCCACCCGGACAAGGAGGAGTGCCAGGGTTTGAGTGGCAGTTTTGGAGCCACCCATCTGACGATCCACGGCCTCTGGCCGAGCTACACGGATGCGGAAGCCCAGCAGGCAGGGTCCCAATACGCCTGGCCCCAGTACTGCGCCCCCTACGGCTCCTGCACCTCGAAGAACCCTCCGTCCGGCTGCTTCCCGGATCCCTCCACCATTCCAGAGGCCATGAAAATCTATGGTCCCGGCTACGTGTCCGATAACGACTTCCTGGCGGACCATGAGTGGCCCAAGCACGGGAGCTGCACGGGCCTGGACTCCGGCACCTACTTCTCCTCGGCCATCACCGAGCTGAAGGCCCTGCCCGGTGACCAGGGGACCCCGGCGCTGCTGGCGCAAAACGTGGGCGGCACGGTGTCAGCCACGGAGCTGCGGGCTGCCTTTGGCTCCCCCGAGTCCGTCGTGCTCAGTTGCGACTCGAACTGCAACCTCACGCAGGTGGGCATCTGCCTGAAGAACACGGGCCTCGGTTCGGTCCCATCCCAAGTCCGGACCGCCTGCCCGAACAACACGACGCAGTCCGCTTACGACAACGGCTGTTTCGTTAATCATTGCCAGAACGTGACGATCCAGGCTGCGGGCCAGTGCTCCTCCGGCGGCTCCAGTTCCAGTGGGACGGGCGGCAAGTGCAGCAGCCCGAACCAGGGACCCTCATGTACTGAAGACTCGGCCTGTGTCTCCCAGGGCTACCTGCGTTGCGCGAAGTCAGGCTGCTGCACCACGGTTCCCCTCTAA